In Gordonia iterans, the following proteins share a genomic window:
- a CDS encoding IS5 family transposase (programmed frameshift) has protein sequence MAEPLIPAFAPRPQGGGSAPVDDRAVFTAIVFVLTSGCAWRHLPPSFGVSVPTAHRRFTAWVRAGVFEKLHREVLDRLGGSGELDWSAAILDAASGPGEKGGSLTGPSPVDRGKKGSKIHVLSEAEGIPLVVGVSAANTHDSTMLRPLVEAIPAVRSRRGPRRRKPGRLRADKGYDSAAHRCWLRERRIVPRIARRGIERNDRLGRHRWKIERTLAWLTGYRRLTIRYERHAEHFTGFLQLAAALTCFKKLST, from the exons ATCGCCGAACCGCTGATTCCGGCCTTCGCCCCCCGACCGCAGGGTGGTGGCAGTGCGCCGGTCGACGACCGGGCGGTGTTCACCGCAATCGTGTTCGTATTGACCAGCGGCTGCGCCTGGCGGCACCTGCCGCCGTCGTTCGGGGTCAGCGTCCCGACCGCGCATCGCCGCTTCACGGCCTGGGTGCGCGCGGGGGTGTTCGAGAAACTGCACCGCGAGGTGCTCGATCGACTCGGCGGCTCGGGTGAGCTGGACTGGTCGGCAGCGATCCTGGACGCCGCGAGTG GTCCGGGCGAAAAGGGGGGATCTTTGACCGGGCCCAGCCCGGTCGATCGCGGCAAGAAAGGATCGAAGATCCACGTCCTGTCCGAGGCCGAGGGAATTCCGCTGGTTGTCGGCGTCTCTGCAGCGAACACCCACGACAGCACCATGCTGCGGCCGCTGGTCGAGGCCATTCCCGCGGTCAGGTCCCGTCGTGGGCCGCGACGACGCAAACCGGGTCGCCTGCGCGCCGACAAAGGTTACGACTCCGCCGCTCACCGTTGCTGGTTGCGGGAGCGCCGGATCGTCCCGCGGATCGCTCGTCGCGGCATCGAACGCAACGACCGCCTCGGCCGGCACCGATGGAAGATCGAACGCACCCTCGCCTGGCTCACCGGCTACCGCAGGCTCACAATCCGCTACGAACGCCACGCCGAGCACTTCACCGGCTTCCTGCAACTCGCCGCGGCGCTCACCTGCTTCAAGAAGCTCTCCACATGA
- a CDS encoding helix-turn-helix domain-containing protein, with the protein MNLNDEGVPPLMFAQLLESQALDSDAVARLRNIMAREGIDETTLIQRNIQAPIRWFREVYPALDVDQATTLGFAFAEQAQLTSFGPLSFPLVSAGSVAEIVELLTYLPLISTALSPQFHPRDEGLTVGLSAHTGDPALNCLVVAYSGSALLRLLDMLAGDVPTVTLHLSWSAPNFLANHEDALAGRLYFDAPTSFLRVPADTLNEVCRFSDPVAYRLAIVDLQQTLEQRSRTTSFSEKVRRLLEEDPGKRSNDWVAHELSISRSTLKRRLSEEGTTFRELRESFLRDRAMLRLLDRSMSVSEIAADLGYSDLASFSHAFKRWTGRSPREFRHE; encoded by the coding sequence GTGAACCTCAACGACGAGGGTGTGCCTCCACTCATGTTCGCGCAATTGCTCGAGAGCCAAGCACTCGACTCAGACGCTGTCGCGCGGCTTCGCAACATCATGGCTCGCGAAGGAATCGACGAGACGACGTTGATCCAGCGGAACATCCAGGCCCCGATACGGTGGTTTCGCGAGGTGTACCCCGCACTCGATGTCGACCAGGCAACTACGCTCGGCTTCGCGTTCGCCGAGCAGGCTCAGTTGACGTCCTTTGGCCCGTTGAGCTTTCCTCTGGTCAGTGCAGGTTCGGTAGCCGAGATCGTCGAGCTGCTCACCTATCTGCCTTTGATCTCGACGGCCCTCAGCCCACAGTTCCACCCAAGAGACGAGGGGCTTACTGTGGGGCTCAGCGCACATACAGGCGATCCGGCCCTGAACTGCCTGGTCGTCGCGTACAGCGGGTCGGCGCTCCTGCGCCTGCTTGACATGCTCGCTGGCGATGTGCCGACCGTCACCCTCCATCTGAGCTGGTCGGCGCCGAACTTTCTGGCCAATCATGAGGACGCCCTAGCTGGGCGCCTGTACTTCGACGCTCCGACGTCATTCCTTCGTGTCCCCGCGGATACCCTCAACGAGGTATGTAGGTTCTCCGATCCCGTCGCCTATCGCCTCGCCATCGTTGATCTGCAGCAAACCCTCGAACAGCGAAGCAGAACCACGTCTTTCTCGGAGAAGGTGCGACGGCTCCTGGAGGAGGATCCCGGCAAACGAAGTAACGACTGGGTCGCACACGAGCTCTCGATATCCCGTAGCACACTCAAGCGGCGCCTGTCCGAGGAGGGGACCACCTTTCGCGAGTTGCGCGAATCATTCCTGCGTGATCGTGCGATGCTGCGGCTGCTCGACCGATCGATGTCGGTGAGTGAGATCGCTGCGGATCTCGGATACAGCGACCTCGCCAGCTTCTCTCACGCCTTCAAGCGGTGGACTGGTCGCTCTCCACGCGAATTTCGGCACGAATAA
- a CDS encoding 2Fe-2S iron-sulfur cluster-binding protein — MAVVTFVSHDGQKHEAPIEEGQSLMQVATNNAVPGIDGDCGGEAACGTCHVIVDPQWSEQVGLSGPEEEEMLAMNPERQPTSRLSCQMAASAAWDGLIVELPEFQM, encoded by the coding sequence ATGGCAGTTGTCACCTTTGTCTCCCACGATGGCCAGAAGCACGAGGCGCCCATCGAGGAAGGGCAGTCGCTGATGCAGGTCGCGACCAACAACGCGGTGCCCGGCATCGACGGCGACTGCGGAGGCGAAGCCGCGTGCGGTACCTGTCATGTGATCGTCGATCCGCAATGGTCCGAGCAGGTCGGCCTCTCGGGTCCCGAGGAGGAGGAGATGCTCGCGATGAACCCCGAGCGCCAGCCGACCTCCCGGCTGTCCTGCCAGATGGCGGCGTCGGCGGCGTGGGACGGCTTGATCGTCGAACTACCCGAATTCCAGATGTGA
- a CDS encoding cytochrome P450, producing MKIPEAITAKVQSTIPMDLQIQGAHLYDKTRRWVTGTNGEKLFVESPIPPVEDVELADIDLSNPFLYRQGRWQSYFERLRNEAPVHYQPNSAFGPFWSVTRHADIVAVDKNHELFSAEPFIVIGAPPRFLDIAMFIAMDPPRHDAQRAAVQGVVAPKNLREMEGLIRSRVQEVLDDLPVDQPFDWVQNVSIELTARMLATLLDFPYEQRRKLVYWSDLATSLEQANGGPSDNDEVFPGMRDMARGLSALWHDKAARMAAGEEPGFDLITMLQSNENTKDLIDRPMEFLGNLVLLIVGGNDTTRNSMSGGVLALNRFPDQFEKLKANPDLIPNMGSEIIRWQTPLAYMRRVAKADTILNGQFIRKGDKVVMWYASGNRDERVFERPDEFIIDRANARNHISFGFGVHRCMGNRLAELQLRILWEELLPRFDNIEVVGEPEYVQSNFVRGISKMMVRLTPKSSA from the coding sequence ATGAAGATTCCTGAAGCAATCACCGCCAAGGTTCAGTCGACCATCCCGATGGATCTGCAGATCCAGGGCGCGCATCTGTATGACAAGACCCGGCGATGGGTGACCGGGACGAACGGAGAGAAGCTCTTCGTCGAGAGTCCTATCCCGCCGGTCGAGGACGTCGAGCTCGCCGACATCGACCTCAGCAACCCTTTTCTCTATCGCCAGGGGCGCTGGCAGTCCTACTTCGAGCGCTTGCGCAACGAGGCGCCGGTCCACTACCAGCCCAACAGTGCGTTCGGTCCGTTCTGGTCTGTCACGCGGCATGCCGACATCGTGGCCGTGGACAAGAACCACGAGCTCTTCTCCGCCGAGCCGTTCATTGTCATCGGGGCCCCGCCTCGTTTCCTTGATATCGCGATGTTCATCGCGATGGATCCGCCACGCCACGACGCGCAGCGGGCCGCTGTCCAAGGCGTTGTTGCGCCGAAGAACCTGCGTGAGATGGAGGGGCTGATTCGATCGCGTGTGCAGGAGGTGCTGGACGACCTGCCCGTGGATCAGCCGTTCGACTGGGTGCAGAACGTCTCGATCGAGTTGACCGCTCGGATGCTTGCCACCCTTCTGGACTTCCCGTACGAGCAGCGTCGCAAGCTCGTCTACTGGTCAGATCTCGCGACGTCGCTGGAGCAAGCCAACGGCGGGCCCTCGGACAACGACGAGGTGTTCCCCGGCATGCGCGACATGGCGCGAGGTCTCAGCGCTCTCTGGCACGACAAGGCAGCGCGGATGGCTGCCGGGGAGGAACCCGGCTTCGATCTGATCACCATGTTGCAGAGCAACGAGAACACCAAGGACCTGATCGACCGCCCGATGGAATTCTTGGGCAACCTCGTGCTGCTGATCGTCGGAGGCAACGACACGACCCGCAACTCGATGAGCGGCGGTGTTCTTGCGCTGAACCGCTTCCCCGATCAGTTCGAGAAGCTGAAGGCAAACCCCGACCTGATCCCCAACATGGGCTCGGAGATCATCCGGTGGCAAACCCCGCTGGCTTATATGCGCCGGGTCGCCAAGGCCGACACCATTCTGAACGGGCAGTTCATCCGCAAGGGCGACAAAGTAGTGATGTGGTACGCCTCGGGCAACCGCGACGAGCGCGTGTTCGAACGGCCCGATGAGTTCATCATCGACCGGGCCAACGCCCGCAACCACATCTCCTTCGGCTTCGGCGTCCATCGTTGTATGGGCAACCGGCTGGCCGAGCTCCAGCTGCGGATCCTGTGGGAGGAGTTGCTTCCCCGTTTCGACAATATCGAGGTCGTCGGCGAGCCAGAGTACGTGCAGTCCAATTTCGTGAGGGGCATCAGCAAGATGATGGTCCGCCTCACCCCGAAATCCAGCGCATGA
- a CDS encoding NAD(P)/FAD-dependent oxidoreductase, with protein sequence MTSQRALIVGAGHAGAQLAASLRQEGWTGEIVLIGEESALPYQRPPLSKGYLAGKSTLDELAIRSAKFYTEQGIQLLNAKVEAIDRSAGHLVLSTGDALPYDKLALCTGARPRRLSIPGADLVGVYYLRTAADVEMIREATSPGCRAVIIGGGYIGLETAASLRALGLEVTVLEATERVLERVTAPAVSAFFDRIHREEGVNIRTGALVEALSGDGRVREVFLSSGESIPTDLVIVGIGVEPNTELAAAAGLVVDNGVVIDDQTRTSDPDIVAAGDCASHDMARYGRRIRLESVPSAGEQAKVAAATVCGKSKMIAALPWFWSDQYDLKLQIAGLNTGYDEVVLSGDPTRDRDFTCFYLRAGELIAADCINRPRHFMFSKRVITQRLPIGRTELVLAGSV encoded by the coding sequence ATGACCTCGCAGCGGGCCCTCATCGTCGGGGCCGGCCATGCCGGGGCCCAACTCGCGGCCAGTCTGCGCCAGGAAGGGTGGACCGGTGAGATCGTCCTCATCGGCGAGGAGTCGGCGCTGCCCTATCAACGCCCGCCGCTGTCGAAGGGTTACCTGGCGGGGAAGAGCACGCTCGACGAACTCGCGATCCGCAGCGCCAAATTCTACACCGAGCAGGGGATCCAACTCCTGAATGCGAAGGTGGAGGCGATCGACCGCTCGGCTGGTCATCTCGTGTTGAGCACCGGCGACGCGCTGCCCTACGACAAGCTCGCGCTGTGCACTGGGGCCCGCCCTCGACGGCTTTCCATCCCGGGGGCCGACCTGGTCGGCGTCTACTACCTACGCACCGCTGCGGACGTCGAGATGATCCGAGAGGCCACCAGCCCCGGGTGTCGGGCTGTGATCATCGGCGGCGGCTACATCGGACTGGAGACGGCCGCCTCATTGCGTGCGCTCGGTCTGGAGGTCACTGTACTCGAGGCGACCGAGCGCGTCCTCGAACGGGTCACCGCCCCCGCTGTATCGGCGTTCTTCGACCGGATCCACCGGGAGGAGGGCGTGAACATCCGGACGGGCGCGCTGGTCGAAGCTCTATCAGGTGACGGCAGGGTCCGCGAGGTGTTCCTGTCCAGTGGCGAATCAATTCCCACCGACCTCGTCATTGTCGGTATCGGCGTTGAGCCGAACACCGAGCTCGCCGCCGCCGCGGGTCTGGTCGTCGACAACGGCGTCGTGATCGACGACCAGACCCGGACCAGCGACCCCGACATCGTGGCGGCTGGGGACTGCGCCAGCCATGACATGGCCCGTTACGGCCGTCGCATACGCCTGGAGTCCGTGCCGAGTGCGGGTGAGCAGGCCAAGGTGGCGGCCGCGACCGTCTGCGGCAAGTCCAAGATGATCGCGGCGCTTCCATGGTTCTGGTCGGATCAATACGATCTCAAGCTCCAGATCGCCGGTCTCAACACCGGGTACGACGAAGTCGTCCTCAGCGGCGACCCGACCCGGGACCGCGACTTCACCTGCTTCTACCTGCGTGCGGGCGAGCTCATCGCCGCCGACTGCATCAACCGGCCCCGTCACTTCATGTTCAGCAAGCGGGTCATCACGCAGCGACTCCCCATTGGCCGGACCGAACTGGTGCTCGCAGGCTCTGTCTGA
- a CDS encoding cytochrome P450: MTNIIQLPLAKGRERLSSVFLAPLPSRADATLLGVSDQWPVRELAPPPAGSGLEPVRGTAGMPLLGHTLDYIRFGSNFTRARYQRFGPVWWMGAFGTRIVMVAGADATQEALTTKAKSFSQDGWTYLIDAFFHRGLMLMSFDEHRMHRRIMQEAFTRDRLAGYVDQLGPTLETSIRRWTAGRSTRIYPLLKALTLDVATEVFMAGRGGSEDTDAINDAFVATVRAASSIIRFPLPGTRWRAGVHGRTLLEDYFTRHLPTARSAQGDDLFAGLCHARTADGEAFTDEDVVNHMIFLMMAAHDTSTITTTAAAYFLAKHPAWQERARAESDRLGERRPDIDDLDSMATLDLVIKETLRLVAPVPIVMRKTIENVEIAGRHIPADTLVAVAPAVNHFDESCWTEPDTFDPDRFSEPRHEDQNHRFGWIPFGGGVHKCIGLHFGTLEVKAILHHMLRTYTWSVPDQYEVRWDNTSLPIPVDGLPITLERR; this comes from the coding sequence GTGACGAACATCATCCAGCTCCCGCTGGCGAAGGGTCGTGAGCGGCTCTCGTCGGTATTCCTGGCACCATTGCCGAGTCGGGCCGACGCGACCCTGCTAGGGGTCAGCGACCAGTGGCCTGTTCGTGAGCTCGCCCCGCCCCCGGCGGGGTCGGGGCTCGAGCCCGTCCGAGGGACCGCGGGCATGCCTCTGCTCGGTCACACCCTGGACTACATCAGGTTCGGCTCCAACTTCACCCGGGCCAGGTACCAACGCTTCGGACCGGTCTGGTGGATGGGCGCCTTCGGCACGAGAATCGTGATGGTGGCGGGCGCGGATGCCACACAGGAGGCGCTGACGACCAAGGCGAAGTCGTTCTCCCAGGACGGGTGGACCTATCTCATCGATGCTTTCTTTCACCGGGGCCTGATGCTGATGAGCTTCGACGAGCACAGGATGCATCGGCGGATCATGCAGGAGGCGTTCACCCGCGACCGGCTCGCCGGCTACGTCGACCAGCTCGGCCCGACGCTGGAGACCAGCATCCGCAGGTGGACAGCGGGCCGGTCCACGCGCATCTACCCACTGTTGAAGGCCCTGACTCTCGACGTCGCAACGGAGGTCTTCATGGCAGGTCGGGGAGGGAGCGAGGACACTGACGCCATCAACGACGCCTTCGTGGCCACCGTGCGCGCAGCCAGCTCGATCATCCGTTTCCCGCTGCCGGGGACTCGGTGGCGCGCCGGAGTCCATGGGCGCACGCTCCTGGAGGACTACTTCACCCGGCATCTGCCGACGGCTCGAAGTGCCCAGGGAGACGACCTCTTTGCGGGGCTGTGCCATGCGCGCACGGCCGACGGTGAGGCGTTCACTGATGAGGACGTCGTCAACCACATGATCTTCTTGATGATGGCGGCCCACGATACCTCGACCATCACCACCACCGCTGCCGCCTACTTCCTCGCCAAGCACCCAGCCTGGCAGGAACGGGCTCGGGCCGAGTCCGACCGACTCGGTGAACGCCGCCCCGACATCGACGACCTGGACTCGATGGCGACTCTCGACCTGGTGATCAAGGAGACGCTGCGCCTCGTGGCGCCCGTGCCGATCGTGATGCGCAAGACGATCGAGAACGTGGAGATTGCCGGACGCCACATCCCGGCGGACACCCTGGTGGCCGTGGCTCCTGCGGTGAACCACTTCGACGAGTCGTGCTGGACCGAGCCCGACACCTTCGACCCCGACCGTTTCAGCGAGCCGCGCCATGAGGACCAGAATCACCGTTTCGGGTGGATCCCCTTCGGCGGAGGAGTGCACAAGTGCATTGGTCTGCACTTCGGCACCCTCGAGGTCAAGGCGATCCTGCACCACATGCTGCGCACTTACACCTGGTCGGTCCCCGACCAGTATGAAGTGAGATGGGACAACACCTCGCTCCCCATTCCTGTCGACGGGTTGCCGATCACCCTGGAGCGCAGATGA
- a CDS encoding transglutaminase-like domain-containing protein: protein MNPAPVAFLGATDFLDIEHESVRAFTAAAVGDASTDRDKANRLFTAVRDQIWYDPYTVSDNPAHYRASFVLESGRAYCVPKAVLLTAVCRAAGIPALLGFADVRNHLQTEALRALMGGTDLFVYHGYSRLYIDGRWLKATPAFNTELCARFGVPPVDFDGDRDALLHAFTADGAQHMEYVRERGIFDDLPLNAILTELRHTYGPLMFKRADVIADAFTDTPTSRTQPDGISGGFHSPLEDR, encoded by the coding sequence ATGAATCCGGCACCGGTGGCGTTCTTGGGGGCGACCGACTTCCTCGACATCGAGCACGAGTCCGTCCGGGCATTCACCGCCGCCGCGGTTGGGGATGCGAGCACCGACCGGGACAAGGCCAATCGCCTCTTCACCGCCGTCCGTGACCAGATCTGGTACGACCCCTACACGGTGTCGGACAATCCCGCCCACTATCGAGCCAGCTTCGTCCTCGAGTCCGGGCGCGCCTATTGCGTCCCGAAGGCGGTGCTCTTGACCGCGGTGTGCCGAGCGGCAGGGATTCCGGCGCTGCTGGGTTTCGCTGACGTCCGCAATCACCTGCAGACCGAAGCGCTGCGAGCGCTCATGGGCGGCACAGACCTGTTCGTCTATCACGGCTACAGCCGTCTCTACATCGACGGCCGGTGGTTGAAGGCGACGCCTGCGTTCAACACCGAGTTGTGTGCGCGTTTCGGTGTGCCGCCGGTGGATTTCGACGGTGATCGCGACGCACTCCTGCACGCCTTCACCGCCGACGGAGCCCAGCATATGGAGTACGTCCGCGAGCGCGGCATCTTCGACGATCTGCCTTTGAACGCGATCCTGACCGAGCTTCGGCATACCTATGGACCGTTGATGTTCAAGCGCGCTGACGTGATCGCTGACGCTTTCACCGACACACCCACCAGCCGCACCCAGCCCGACGGGATCTCCGGTGGGTTCCACTCACCCCTGGAGGACCGATGA
- a CDS encoding aldehyde dehydrogenase family protein produces MSTATAADALDVCNPADGRLIATVPVDDRETVNGVAADLRCAQVGWVEAGPRQRARWLHRWRDWILAHTDELTDLLQAETGKVRPDALVETTASCEFITYYADNAERFLAGEQVRSSSLLSLPKRLSKTYHPYPVVGLITPWNFPITLFLMDAAPALAAGCAVLAKSSEETPLTCARVVEGWHEIGAPPVLAHVVGAGEAGASVVDAADFVQFTGSTATGRAVAIRCAEHLKPVSLELGGKDPAIVLEDADLARAVEGIAWGGLFNAGQVCISVERVYVVAEIYDEFVARLTQRVRSLAQGAATGDDVGAMVTARQVEIADRHVSQAVAAGARVLAGGTRSAVGNYYAPTVLVGVDHTMACMTEETFGPTIPVMLVADEDEAIRLANDSAYGLSATVWTRDHARAQRIAKRLDAGAVNINDVFSNLFATTLPHSGWKASGIGARLGGAYGLHKYCRVQAVTEPRIPVPARELTWYPYTSRRAAIAERVLRAAAGRGLWQRLGLNKENSK; encoded by the coding sequence ATGAGCACGGCGACCGCAGCGGACGCCTTGGACGTGTGCAACCCAGCCGATGGCCGGCTGATCGCAACCGTCCCTGTGGATGATCGCGAGACCGTGAACGGTGTCGCGGCTGACCTCCGCTGCGCCCAGGTCGGGTGGGTCGAGGCTGGCCCGCGGCAACGCGCCAGATGGTTGCATCGCTGGCGGGACTGGATCCTGGCTCACACCGACGAGCTCACCGATCTGCTGCAAGCCGAAACGGGCAAGGTGCGCCCAGATGCCCTCGTGGAGACGACCGCGTCGTGCGAATTCATCACCTACTACGCTGACAACGCCGAGAGGTTTCTCGCTGGCGAGCAGGTCAGGTCCTCGAGTCTGTTGAGTCTGCCGAAGCGGCTGTCCAAGACCTACCACCCATATCCGGTTGTCGGGCTCATCACGCCCTGGAACTTCCCGATCACCCTCTTCCTCATGGATGCAGCGCCCGCGTTGGCTGCCGGATGCGCGGTCCTGGCGAAGTCCTCGGAGGAGACGCCACTGACGTGTGCGCGGGTCGTCGAGGGCTGGCACGAGATCGGCGCCCCTCCGGTCTTGGCCCATGTTGTGGGTGCCGGCGAAGCGGGTGCGTCGGTGGTGGACGCCGCTGACTTCGTGCAGTTCACCGGCTCGACAGCCACCGGGCGTGCGGTCGCGATCCGCTGCGCCGAGCACCTGAAGCCGGTGAGCCTGGAGCTGGGCGGTAAGGATCCGGCGATAGTGCTGGAGGACGCCGACCTTGCTCGTGCGGTGGAGGGGATCGCGTGGGGCGGTCTGTTCAACGCAGGGCAGGTCTGCATCTCCGTCGAGCGGGTATACGTGGTAGCTGAGATCTACGACGAGTTCGTGGCCCGGCTGACGCAGAGGGTGCGCTCCCTGGCCCAGGGTGCGGCGACAGGTGACGACGTGGGTGCGATGGTCACTGCGAGGCAGGTCGAGATCGCCGATCGCCACGTCAGCCAGGCGGTGGCGGCGGGTGCGCGGGTCCTGGCCGGCGGAACCCGGAGTGCGGTCGGGAACTACTACGCTCCGACCGTCCTGGTCGGTGTCGACCACACGATGGCTTGCATGACCGAGGAGACCTTCGGCCCCACGATCCCGGTGATGCTGGTCGCGGATGAAGACGAGGCCATCCGTCTGGCCAACGACTCGGCGTACGGCCTGTCTGCGACGGTGTGGACCCGCGACCACGCTCGGGCACAGCGCATTGCGAAACGCCTGGACGCGGGTGCGGTCAACATCAACGACGTCTTCAGCAACCTCTTCGCCACCACACTGCCGCACAGTGGATGGAAGGCATCGGGTATCGGTGCGCGGCTCGGCGGTGCCTACGGGCTGCACAAGTACTGCCGGGTCCAGGCGGTGACCGAGCCGCGGATTCCTGTCCCGGCACGAGAACTCACGTGGTACCCGTACACCTCCCGGCGTGCGGCCATCGCCGAAAGAGTATTGCGCGCGGCAGCCGGCCGCGGCCTGTGGCAACGCCTCGGCCTGAACAAGGAGAACAGCAAGTGA
- a CDS encoding SDR family oxidoreductase — MTTHIPHTAAKTVAITGGARGIGYQTAKELIRRGHRVAIGDVDEARAKEAAVELGVKVVTRLDVTDPDSFREFLDLVEGGLGPLDVLINNAGIMPTGHAHEEADAVTRRQVEINVLGVIFGTKLALQRMLPRRAGHIINTASLAGELAVPGLATYCGTKFAVIGFTEAARQEYRKSGVQLSTVRPTFTNTELVAGTAGAKGLRNAEPEEIARATADLIENPRSFVRVTRLAGGMVAAMKFVPGRLATWLGSALGTDSVFLDDVDMRIRQAYLDRIRSN; from the coding sequence GTGACGACGCACATCCCCCACACTGCCGCCAAGACTGTGGCGATCACCGGCGGAGCCCGCGGCATCGGCTACCAGACCGCGAAGGAGCTGATCCGACGAGGCCACCGCGTCGCCATCGGCGACGTCGACGAGGCACGTGCCAAAGAGGCCGCCGTCGAGCTCGGGGTGAAGGTCGTCACCCGCCTCGATGTCACCGATCCCGACTCGTTCCGCGAATTTCTCGACCTGGTCGAGGGGGGCCTCGGCCCCCTCGACGTGCTGATCAACAACGCGGGCATCATGCCCACCGGGCACGCCCACGAGGAAGCCGACGCGGTGACCCGGCGGCAGGTCGAGATCAACGTCCTGGGAGTCATCTTCGGGACCAAACTCGCCCTCCAACGGATGCTGCCGCGGCGTGCCGGGCACATCATCAACACCGCATCACTGGCCGGTGAGCTCGCCGTACCCGGTCTGGCGACCTATTGCGGCACCAAGTTCGCGGTCATCGGGTTCACTGAGGCAGCACGACAGGAATACCGCAAGTCCGGGGTCCAGCTGTCCACGGTCCGGCCTACGTTCACCAACACCGAGCTCGTCGCTGGGACGGCTGGGGCCAAGGGACTGCGCAACGCCGAGCCCGAGGAGATCGCTCGAGCGACAGCCGATCTGATCGAGAATCCGCGTTCTTTCGTGCGTGTCACCCGCCTCGCCGGCGGCATGGTCGCCGCGATGAAGTTCGTCCCCGGTCGGTTGGCTACCTGGCTCGGATCGGCCCTGGGCACGGACTCGGTGTTCCTCGACGACGTCGACATGAGGATACGCCAGGCCTACCTGGACAGAATCCGGAGCAACTGA
- a CDS encoding BtrH N-terminal domain-containing protein, with the protein MPRRTLIKDYPHRMAGHCGSGAMRDLLHWHGLGWDGPPDEGLVFALGGAVGLSYLRSSDLVPPLYLVGRGADFEVDLPRRLGGQVHVLTTDDPREGWSWVLDEIEAGRPSLVWGDIGELPYLRVQLRMSRHDIVVIGHDEAEGIAFVVDNDRAEVQEVPLDALARARSSKSFPEPTRHCTYRIIWPDALPDVAEVAAEAFRQSAASMRRPSQPGIVDLTTAAAGAEGLAAVVQLAADVRTWADLPIDDLEILLFSLSAFIEKAGTGGGLFRRLLADGCADVARLTGDFATAQLAVSASRCAQAWTETARAGIRRDVDVRARAAGMSLAASRLPELELDLVESLESASSSLMAADR; encoded by the coding sequence ATGCCCCGCAGAACCCTGATCAAGGACTACCCGCATCGGATGGCGGGGCATTGCGGCTCTGGCGCGATGCGCGATCTTCTGCACTGGCATGGTCTGGGGTGGGATGGACCGCCCGACGAAGGTCTGGTGTTCGCGCTCGGTGGCGCGGTGGGGCTATCCTACCTCCGGTCGAGCGACCTCGTCCCACCGCTGTACCTGGTGGGACGAGGTGCCGACTTCGAAGTCGATCTACCCCGCCGACTCGGCGGACAGGTCCACGTTCTCACGACCGACGATCCTCGCGAGGGATGGTCATGGGTTCTCGACGAGATCGAAGCAGGCAGACCCAGTCTGGTGTGGGGCGACATCGGTGAGTTGCCGTACCTGCGGGTCCAGTTGCGGATGAGTCGCCACGATATCGTCGTGATCGGTCACGACGAGGCCGAGGGGATCGCTTTTGTCGTGGACAATGACCGCGCCGAGGTGCAGGAGGTCCCGCTCGATGCGCTGGCTCGGGCGCGGTCCTCGAAGTCTTTCCCGGAACCGACGCGCCACTGCACCTACCGCATCATCTGGCCGGACGCGCTGCCAGACGTGGCGGAAGTAGCGGCAGAGGCATTTCGCCAGTCCGCGGCCAGTATGCGCCGCCCGTCGCAGCCCGGGATCGTCGATCTCACGACAGCGGCGGCCGGGGCCGAGGGCCTAGCTGCGGTCGTACAGCTGGCGGCCGACGTTCGGACCTGGGCCGATCTTCCGATAGACGACCTCGAGATCCTCCTGTTCAGCCTGAGCGCTTTTATCGAGAAGGCAGGTACCGGCGGCGGGCTGTTCCGCCGATTGCTCGCCGATGGCTGCGCGGATGTCGCACGCCTGACCGGCGACTTCGCCACCGCTCAACTCGCCGTCTCCGCCAGCCGTTGTGCGCAGGCATGGACCGAGACTGCACGTGCCGGTATCCGGCGCGACGTTGATGTGCGAGCGCGCGCGGCCGGGATGTCTTTGGCGGCTAGCCGGCTGCCAGAGCTGGAGTTGGACCTGGTCGAGTCCCTGGAGTCTGCTTCAAGCTCGCTTATGGCTGCAGATCGCTGA